In Solanum lycopersicum chromosome 5, SLM_r2.1, the following are encoded in one genomic region:
- the LOC543989 gene encoding systemin isoform 1 (isoform 1 is encoded by transcript variant 1), protein MGTPSYDIKNKGDDMQEEPKVKLHHEKGGDEKEKIIEKETPSQDINNKDTISSYVLTGDDTQEIPKMEHEEGGYVKEKIVEKETISQYIIKIEGDDDAQEKLKVEYEEEEYEKEKIVEKETPSQDINNKGDDAQEKPKVEHEEGDDKETPSQDIIKMEGEGALEITKVVCEKIIVREDLAVQSKPPSKRDPPKMQTDNNKL, encoded by the exons ATGGGAACTCCTTCATATGATATCAAAAACAAAG GAGATGACATGCAAGAAGAACCAAAGGTGAAACTTCACCATGAGAAG GGAGGagatgaaaaggaaaaaataattgaaaaagagacTCCATCCCAAGATATCAACAACAAAGATACCATCTCTTCATATGttttaa CAGGAGATGATACACAAGAAATACCAAAGATGGAACATGAGGAG GGAGGATATGTAAAGGAGAAAATTGTTGAAAAGGAGACTATATCccaatatatcatcaagatTGAAG GAGATGATGATGCACAAGAAAAACTAAAGGTTGAGTATGAGGAG gaagaatatgaaaaagagaaaatagtTGAAAAAGAGACTCCATCCCAAGATATCAACAACAAAG GAGATGATGCACAAGAAAAACCAAAGGTGGAACATGAG GAAGGAGATGACAAAGAGACTCCATCACAAGATATCATCAAGATGGAAG GGGAGGGTGCACTAGAAATAACAAAGGTGGTATGTGAG AAAATTATAGTACGAGAAGATCTTGCTGTTCAATCAAAACCTCCATCAAAGCGTGATCCTCCCAAAATGCAAACAGACAATAATAAACTCTAG
- the LOC101250992 gene encoding protein MIZU-KUSSEI 1-like, which translates to MDQAEPPQPQPSSTPRTSVSSSSSSSIPAPTTTTTPPSSLLEPVNSTKKKNRTRVFRVFRNVFRSFPIITPACRLPSLPGGRLPDSNSRIIAGSRITGTLFGYRKGRVSLSIQENPRNFPTVVVELALQTNVLQKEMNLGMVRIALECEKRDKREKINLLEEPLWTMYCNGKKNGYGVKREATEEDLSVMEILKPVSMGAGVLPGKSDVEGPDGEMTYMRAHFERVVKSKDAETLYMLSPDANDGPELSIFFVRI; encoded by the exons ATGGATCAGGCCGAACCACCACAACCACAACCATCATCAACACCAAGAACGAGCGTATCATCatcgtcttcttcttcaataccggctccaacaacaacaacaactccGCCATCATCCCTTCTTGAACCGGTTAACTCAACCAAGAAAAAAAACCGGACTAGGGTTTTTCGAGTTTTTCGTAATGTTTTTCGATCGTTCCCGATTATAACACCGGCATGCAGACTCCCTTCCCTACCCGGTGGTCGCTTACCGGATAGTAACAGCCGGATAATAGCCGGTTCAAGAATCACCGGAACGTTGTTCGGATATCGAAAAGGACGTGTTAGTCTTTCCATTCAAGAAAACCCTAGGAATTTTCCTACCGTTGTTGTTGAACTTGCTTTGCAAACAAATGTTTTGCAAAAGGAAATGAATCTAGGCATGGTAAG GATTGCATTAGAATGTGAGAAAAGGGATAAAAGGGAGAAGATAAATCTTCTTGAAGAACCATTATGGACCATGTATTGTAATGGTAAAAAAAATGGTTATGGTGTTAAAAGAgaagccacagaagaagatctTAGTGTGATGGAGATTCTTAAGCCGGTGTCGATGGGCGCCGGAGTTTTGCCCGGAAAATCTGACGTGGAAGGGCCGGACGGTGAGATGACATACATGAGGGCACATTTTGAACGTGTGGTTAAATCAAAGGATGCTGAAACCCTATATATGTTGAGCCCAGATGCAAATGATGGACCTGAATTGAGTATTTTCTTTGTAAGAATATAA
- the LOC543989 gene encoding systemin isoform 2 (isoform 2 is encoded by transcript variant 2) codes for MGTPSYDIKNKGDDMQEEPKVKLHHEKGGDEKEKIIEKETPSQDINNKDTISSYVLRDDTQEIPKMEHEEGGYVKEKIVEKETISQYIIKIEGDDDAQEKLKVEYEEEEYEKEKIVEKETPSQDINNKGDDAQEKPKVEHEEGDDKETPSQDIIKMEGEGALEITKVVCEKIIVREDLAVQSKPPSKRDPPKMQTDNNKL; via the exons ATGGGAACTCCTTCATATGATATCAAAAACAAAG GAGATGACATGCAAGAAGAACCAAAGGTGAAACTTCACCATGAGAAG GGAGGagatgaaaaggaaaaaataattgaaaaagagacTCCATCCCAAGATATCAACAACAAAGATACCATCTCTTCATATGttttaa GAGATGATACACAAGAAATACCAAAGATGGAACATGAGGAG GGAGGATATGTAAAGGAGAAAATTGTTGAAAAGGAGACTATATCccaatatatcatcaagatTGAAG GAGATGATGATGCACAAGAAAAACTAAAGGTTGAGTATGAGGAG gaagaatatgaaaaagagaaaatagtTGAAAAAGAGACTCCATCCCAAGATATCAACAACAAAG GAGATGATGCACAAGAAAAACCAAAGGTGGAACATGAG GAAGGAGATGACAAAGAGACTCCATCACAAGATATCATCAAGATGGAAG GGGAGGGTGCACTAGAAATAACAAAGGTGGTATGTGAG AAAATTATAGTACGAGAAGATCTTGCTGTTCAATCAAAACCTCCATCAAAGCGTGATCCTCCCAAAATGCAAACAGACAATAATAAACTCTAG